One Kineococcus radiotolerans SRS30216 = ATCC BAA-149 DNA window includes the following coding sequences:
- a CDS encoding methyl-accepting chemotaxis protein, with the protein MIPLLRRARVGTRFAAAFGVVLALLVLTGAAAVVGNRAQSQALRTAGDFKTLTAYVAEQRYYDADISGWQAAYAWDTYRFGAAAAVAPDAENRAGFLTARDALLKTLDTAPTHLMDAAEREVNDTITAQWAAYFDSDDRAVAAYRAGDTATAEKTIQDESWVVYADILAETATLTASVEARASAADAAAARSAERNRTLVLAVVGSAVVLVVLLLVGLTRSVLVPLRRSVADLRRIADGDLTVEPVVDGHDEFREVSLALAAAVGATRRTVAEVSAEAHAVAGMAEDLAEQAATLSAGNARTGAETVRASGAADTVSADVATLAAGADELGASISEISQGMVQSAAVAREAVEVAEATGRAVAALGEASQSIATVVGTITAIAGQTNLLALNATIEAARAGEMGKGFAVVADEVKELAQETSAATEDITGKVAAIQRGSVEAADAIARIAEVIARIDDFQASISAAVEEQTAVTGELARTVSGAAAGAGDIAAVLAGVSESGAGDRASLERVTASVDALRDTSVRLRDAVGAFRV; encoded by the coding sequence ATGATCCCGCTGTTGCGCCGTGCCCGGGTGGGCACCCGGTTCGCCGCCGCCTTCGGGGTGGTCCTGGCCCTGCTCGTCCTCACCGGGGCGGCCGCCGTCGTCGGCAACCGCGCCCAGTCCCAGGCGCTGCGGACGGCCGGGGACTTCAAGACGCTCACCGCCTACGTGGCCGAGCAGCGCTACTACGACGCCGACATCAGCGGGTGGCAGGCGGCCTACGCCTGGGACACCTACCGCTTCGGGGCCGCGGCCGCCGTCGCCCCGGACGCCGAGAACCGCGCCGGGTTCCTCACCGCCCGCGACGCGCTGCTGAAGACCCTCGACACCGCCCCGACCCACCTCATGGACGCGGCCGAGCGCGAGGTCAACGACACGATCACCGCGCAGTGGGCGGCCTACTTCGACTCCGACGACCGCGCCGTCGCCGCCTACCGGGCCGGTGACACCGCCACGGCCGAGAAGACCATCCAGGACGAGAGCTGGGTCGTCTACGCGGACATCCTCGCCGAGACCGCCACCCTCACCGCGTCCGTCGAGGCCCGGGCGTCCGCGGCCGACGCGGCCGCCGCCCGCAGCGCCGAGCGCAACCGCACCCTCGTCCTCGCCGTCGTCGGCTCCGCCGTCGTCCTCGTCGTGCTGCTGCTGGTCGGCCTGACCCGCAGCGTCCTCGTGCCGCTGCGCCGCAGCGTCGCCGACCTGCGCCGCATCGCCGACGGCGACCTCACCGTCGAACCCGTCGTCGACGGGCACGACGAGTTCCGGGAGGTGTCGCTGGCCCTGGCCGCCGCCGTCGGCGCCACCCGCCGCACCGTCGCCGAGGTGTCCGCCGAGGCGCACGCGGTGGCCGGCATGGCCGAGGACCTCGCCGAGCAGGCGGCGACGCTGTCGGCGGGCAACGCCCGCACCGGCGCCGAGACCGTCCGCGCCTCGGGCGCCGCCGACACCGTCTCCGCCGACGTGGCGACCCTCGCCGCCGGCGCGGACGAGCTGGGCGCCTCGATCTCGGAGATCTCCCAGGGCATGGTCCAGTCCGCGGCCGTCGCCCGCGAGGCCGTCGAGGTCGCCGAGGCCACCGGCCGCGCCGTCGCCGCCCTGGGCGAGGCGTCGCAGTCGATCGCGACCGTCGTGGGGACGATCACCGCGATCGCGGGGCAGACGAACCTGCTGGCGCTGAACGCGACCATCGAGGCGGCGCGCGCCGGCGAGATGGGCAAGGGCTTCGCCGTCGTCGCCGACGAGGTGAAGGAGCTGGCCCAGGAGACGAGCGCGGCGACGGAGGACATCACCGGCAAGGTGGCCGCCATCCAGCGGGGCAGCGTCGAGGCCGCCGACGCCATCGCCCGCATCGCGGAGGTCATCGCCCGCATCGACGACTTCCAGGCGTCGATCTCGGCCGCCGTCGAGGAGCAGACCGCGGTGACCGGCGAGCTCGCCCGCACCGTGTCCGGTGCGGCCGCGGGGGCCGGGGACATCGCGGCCGTGCTCGCGGGGGTCTCGGAGTCCGGGGCCGGGGACCGGGCCAGCCTGGAGCGGGTCACGGCGTCGGTGGACGCGCTGCGGGACACCTCGGTGCGCCTGCGGGACGCGGTGGGCGCCTTCCGGGTCTGA
- a CDS encoding VOC family protein, with the protein MTITTTGFSHLRLTVRDLAVSRRFYDTLFGWDVAVQVPADADAATRERLWFVFDGVIYSTPGGLLGLRPVAAGDDGFSEDRVGLDHLCFAVPGRADLDAAVEVLDSLGAPHGEVKDIGSMLLLEFRDPDGIALELSAPKG; encoded by the coding sequence GTGACCATCACCACGACCGGCTTCAGCCACCTGCGGCTCACCGTCCGCGACCTCGCCGTCTCCCGGCGCTTCTACGACACCCTCTTCGGCTGGGACGTGGCGGTGCAGGTCCCCGCCGACGCCGACGCCGCCACCCGCGAACGGCTCTGGTTCGTCTTCGACGGCGTCATCTACTCCACCCCGGGCGGGCTGCTCGGGCTGCGCCCGGTCGCCGCCGGCGACGACGGGTTCTCCGAGGACCGCGTGGGCCTGGACCACCTCTGCTTCGCCGTCCCCGGCCGCGCCGACCTCGACGCCGCCGTGGAGGTCCTGGACTCCCTCGGGGCCCCGCACGGGGAGGTCAAGGACATCGGGTCGATGCTCCTGCTGGAGTTCCGCGACCCCGACGGGATCGCCCTGGAGCTGTCCGCGCCGAAGGGCTGA
- a CDS encoding aldo/keto reductase: MPVSSSGTIDLGGKTVHRLGYGAMRITGPGVWGPPKDHDEAVRVLRRAVELGVTFIDTADSYGPFVSEDLIREALHDGSGYGDVVIATKGGLTRSGPDVWPPLGRPEYLRQCLLMSLRRLGVERIDLWQLHRIDAEVPREEQFGEMKAFVDEGLVHQVGLSEVGVEEVEAAQAAGLSVASVQNRYNLGDRRAEDLLEFCEQRGIAFIPWAPVDAGTLARPGGPLDAVAKQHEGTSTSQLALAWLLRRSPVIVPIPGTSTVAHLEENLAAADVELTDDEFATLSDAGR; this comes from the coding sequence ATGCCCGTGTCCAGCAGCGGAACCATCGACCTCGGCGGCAAGACCGTCCACCGCCTCGGCTACGGCGCGATGCGCATCACCGGCCCCGGCGTGTGGGGCCCGCCGAAGGACCACGACGAGGCCGTGCGCGTCCTGCGCCGCGCCGTCGAGCTCGGCGTCACCTTCATCGACACGGCCGACTCCTACGGCCCGTTCGTCTCCGAGGACCTCATCCGCGAGGCCCTGCACGACGGGTCCGGCTACGGCGACGTGGTCATCGCCACCAAGGGCGGGCTCACGCGCTCCGGCCCGGACGTGTGGCCGCCGCTGGGCCGCCCGGAGTACCTGCGCCAGTGCCTGCTCATGTCGCTGCGCCGCCTCGGCGTCGAGCGGATCGACCTGTGGCAGCTGCACCGCATCGACGCCGAGGTTCCCAGGGAGGAGCAGTTCGGCGAGATGAAGGCGTTCGTCGACGAGGGGCTGGTCCACCAGGTCGGGCTCTCCGAGGTCGGCGTCGAGGAGGTGGAGGCCGCGCAGGCCGCGGGGCTGAGCGTCGCCTCGGTGCAGAACCGGTACAACCTCGGCGACCGCCGGGCCGAGGACCTGCTGGAGTTCTGCGAGCAGCGGGGCATCGCCTTCATCCCCTGGGCTCCCGTCGACGCCGGGACCCTCGCCCGCCCCGGCGGCCCCCTCGACGCGGTCGCGAAGCAGCACGAGGGCACCTCCACCTCCCAGCTCGCGCTGGCCTGGCTGCTGCGGCGCTCCCCGGTGATCGTCCCCATCCCCGGGACCTCGACCGTCGCCCACCTCGAGGAGAACCTCGCCGCGGCCGACGTGGAGCTGACCGACGACGAGTTCGCGACCCTCTCCGACGCGGGGCGCTGA
- a CDS encoding TIGR03842 family LLM class F420-dependent oxidoreductase, protein MDFGVVLQNTAPASRVVELARQAELHGFTHAWTFDSHLLWEEPYVVYSAMLAATRNIVVGPMVTNPLTRDWTVTASSYATLNEMYGPRTICGIGRGDSAVRTLAGRPSTLATLREAVHVIRELANGRSVEHRGQTIRFPWARATHEQDRTQVWVAAYGPKALQLTGEVADGFILQLADPDIAAWTIRFVREAAERAGRDPGSVKICVAAPAYVTDGSQAALEHARDQCRWFGGMVGNHVADIVERYGATGEVPAALTGYIAGRRGYDYNEHGRAGNTHADFVPDEIVDRFCVIGTAEQHRERMRALQDLGVDQFALYLQHDAKETTMRAYADHVAPGLAPQVAAVRPAVPTAAPAAPPITPPAETIPVAVPVPARAGTAGVPA, encoded by the coding sequence GTGGACTTCGGGGTCGTCCTGCAGAACACCGCACCCGCGTCGAGGGTGGTGGAACTCGCCCGGCAAGCCGAGCTGCACGGTTTCACGCACGCGTGGACCTTCGACTCGCACCTGCTGTGGGAGGAGCCCTACGTCGTCTACTCGGCGATGCTGGCCGCCACCCGCAACATCGTCGTGGGGCCGATGGTGACCAACCCGCTGACGCGGGACTGGACGGTCACCGCCTCCAGCTACGCCACGCTCAACGAGATGTACGGGCCGCGCACCATCTGCGGCATCGGCCGCGGCGACTCCGCCGTCCGCACCCTCGCCGGGCGGCCCAGCACGCTGGCGACGCTGCGCGAGGCGGTCCACGTCATCCGCGAACTGGCCAACGGCCGCTCGGTCGAGCACCGCGGGCAGACCATCCGCTTCCCCTGGGCCCGGGCGACCCACGAGCAGGACCGGACCCAGGTGTGGGTGGCCGCCTACGGGCCCAAGGCGCTGCAGCTGACCGGTGAGGTCGCCGACGGGTTCATCCTGCAGCTGGCCGACCCCGACATCGCCGCGTGGACCATCCGGTTCGTCCGCGAGGCCGCCGAGCGCGCCGGGCGGGACCCGGGCTCGGTGAAGATCTGCGTCGCCGCCCCCGCCTACGTCACCGACGGCTCGCAGGCCGCCCTGGAGCACGCCCGCGACCAGTGCCGGTGGTTCGGCGGCATGGTCGGCAACCACGTCGCCGACATCGTCGAGCGCTACGGCGCGACCGGTGAGGTGCCCGCCGCGCTGACCGGGTACATCGCCGGGCGCCGGGGTTACGACTACAACGAGCACGGCCGCGCGGGGAACACCCACGCCGACTTCGTGCCCGACGAGATCGTCGACCGGTTCTGCGTCATCGGCACCGCCGAGCAGCACCGGGAGCGGATGCGCGCCCTGCAGGACCTCGGCGTCGACCAGTTCGCGCTGTACCTGCAGCACGACGCCAAGGAGACGACGATGCGCGCCTACGCCGACCACGTGGCCCCGGGCCTGGCGCCGCAGGTCGCCGCCGTCCGCCCCGCCGTACCCACCGCCGCGCCGGCCGCTCCGCCGATCACCCCGCCCGCCGAGACCATCCCCGTGGCCGTCCCCGTCCCCGCCCGGGCCGGCACCGCGGGGGTCCCCGCGTGA
- the hydA gene encoding dihydropyrimidinase: MTRTLVSGGTLVSTTGATPTDVLIEGETVTALLAPGTGEEFSVDTRIDATGCYVLPGGVDVHTHMQMPFGGTEASDTFATGTRAAAFGGTTTIVDFAVQRTGEVVEESLAAWHAKAEGNCAIDYGFHVILGGVDEDSLKAMDSLVAHEGISSFKLFMAYPGVFHSDDGQILRAMQRATDNGATIMMHAENGTAIDVLVQQALAAGNTDPVFHGLTRPAALEGEAVNRAIALAEVAGDTPLYVVHVSSSPALDRIASARSEGRNVFAETCPQYLYLTLEDHLGAGGPGSFEGAKYACSTPLRSKHEPHARDLWKGLRTDDLAVVSTDHCPFCFNDQKQLGRGDFSRIPNGLGLVEHRMDLVHQGVVDGNLSLQRWVETCSTTPARMFGMYPRKGTVAPGSDADIVIYDPAATTTISAQTHHMNLDHSAFEGVTLQGRVRTVLSRGRTVVDRGTWSGREGHGRYVRRGLSQYLR; the protein is encoded by the coding sequence ATGACGCGCACCCTCGTCAGCGGCGGGACCCTCGTCTCCACCACCGGCGCCACCCCCACCGACGTCCTCATCGAGGGCGAGACCGTCACCGCCCTGCTCGCCCCCGGGACGGGCGAGGAGTTCAGCGTCGACACCCGCATCGACGCCACCGGCTGCTACGTCCTGCCCGGCGGGGTGGACGTCCACACCCACATGCAGATGCCCTTCGGGGGCACCGAGGCCTCGGACACCTTCGCGACCGGCACCCGCGCCGCGGCCTTCGGCGGGACGACGACCATCGTCGACTTCGCGGTGCAGCGCACCGGGGAGGTCGTCGAGGAGTCGCTGGCGGCCTGGCACGCCAAGGCCGAGGGGAACTGCGCGATCGACTACGGGTTCCACGTGATCCTCGGGGGCGTCGACGAGGACTCGCTCAAGGCGATGGACTCCCTCGTCGCCCACGAGGGCATCAGCAGCTTCAAGCTGTTCATGGCCTACCCCGGGGTGTTCCACTCCGACGACGGGCAGATCCTGCGGGCCATGCAGCGCGCCACCGACAACGGCGCGACGATCATGATGCACGCCGAGAACGGCACCGCCATCGACGTCCTCGTCCAGCAGGCCCTGGCCGCCGGGAACACCGACCCCGTCTTCCACGGGCTCACCCGGCCCGCCGCCCTGGAGGGCGAGGCCGTCAACCGGGCCATCGCCCTGGCCGAGGTCGCCGGCGACACCCCGCTGTACGTCGTGCACGTGTCGTCCTCCCCGGCGCTGGACCGGATCGCGTCGGCGCGCAGCGAGGGCCGCAACGTGTTCGCCGAGACCTGCCCGCAGTACCTGTACCTCACCCTGGAGGACCACCTCGGCGCGGGCGGACCGGGCAGCTTCGAGGGGGCGAAGTACGCCTGCTCCACCCCGCTGCGCTCCAAGCACGAACCCCACGCCAGGGACCTGTGGAAGGGGCTGCGCACCGACGACCTCGCCGTCGTCTCCACCGACCACTGCCCCTTCTGCTTCAACGACCAGAAGCAGCTCGGCCGCGGGGACTTCTCGAGGATCCCCAACGGCCTCGGGCTCGTCGAGCACCGGATGGACCTCGTCCACCAGGGCGTCGTCGACGGGAACCTGTCCCTGCAGCGCTGGGTGGAGACGTGCTCGACCACCCCGGCCCGGATGTTCGGGATGTACCCGCGCAAGGGCACCGTCGCCCCCGGTTCGGACGCCGACATCGTGATCTACGACCCGGCCGCCACGACGACGATCAGCGCGCAGACCCACCACATGAACCTGGACCACTCCGCGTTCGAGGGCGTGACCCTGCAGGGACGGGTGCGCACCGTCCTGTCCCGGGGCCGGACCGTCGTCGACCGCGGCACGTGGTCGGGGCGGGAGGGCCACGGCCGCTACGTCCGGCGCGGGCTGTCGCAGTACCTGCGCTGA
- a CDS encoding nitrilase-related carbon-nitrogen hydrolase gives MTTVRTALTQVTWPGTKDEMLDKHEVLAREAAAQGAQVLCFQELFYGPYFGITQDSKYYRYAEAADGPIVQRFAALAEELGVVTVLPIYEEQQAGVYYNSAVVVDADGSVRGTYRKNHIPHVDRFWEKFYFRPGNLGWPVFETAVGTIGVTICYDRHFPEGWRALGLAGAEIVFNPNASKPGLSNRLWELEQPTAAAANGYYVCVPNRVGREDNEYGDLAVDFYGTSFVVDPRGNYVGERGSGTAEELLVRDLDMDLVRTARDEWQFYRDRRPDAYGTLVAP, from the coding sequence GTGACCACCGTCCGCACCGCACTGACCCAGGTCACCTGGCCCGGGACCAAGGACGAGATGCTCGACAAGCACGAGGTCCTCGCCCGCGAGGCCGCCGCCCAGGGCGCGCAGGTCCTCTGCTTCCAGGAGCTCTTCTACGGGCCGTACTTCGGCATCACCCAGGACAGCAAGTACTACCGCTACGCCGAGGCCGCCGACGGCCCGATCGTGCAGCGCTTCGCCGCCCTGGCCGAGGAGCTCGGCGTCGTCACCGTCCTGCCCATCTACGAGGAGCAGCAGGCCGGCGTCTACTACAACTCCGCCGTCGTCGTCGACGCCGACGGGTCCGTGCGCGGCACCTACCGCAAGAACCACATCCCCCACGTCGACCGGTTCTGGGAGAAGTTCTACTTCCGCCCCGGCAACCTCGGCTGGCCCGTCTTCGAGACCGCCGTCGGCACCATCGGCGTGACGATCTGCTACGACCGCCACTTCCCCGAGGGCTGGCGCGCGCTCGGCCTGGCCGGGGCCGAGATCGTCTTCAACCCCAACGCCTCCAAGCCGGGCCTGTCCAACCGGCTGTGGGAGCTGGAGCAGCCCACCGCCGCCGCCGCCAACGGGTACTACGTGTGCGTCCCCAACCGGGTGGGCCGCGAGGACAACGAGTACGGCGACCTCGCCGTCGACTTCTACGGCACCAGCTTCGTCGTCGACCCGCGCGGGAACTACGTCGGCGAGCGGGGCAGCGGCACCGCGGAGGAGCTCCTGGTGCGCGACCTGGACATGGACCTCGTCCGCACCGCCCGCGACGAGTGGCAGTTCTACCGCGACCGCCGCCCGGACGCCTACGGGACCCTGGTGGCCCCCTGA
- a CDS encoding NCS1 family nucleobase:cation symporter-1, whose protein sequence is MSAPESAPPTRPPAPELRGAPSPRLHNEDLAPRRDAAPWRTWDLFCWWMSAWHSLGSYTFAIGLLVLGLTGWQVVVALVLGIAVLLWGCNLTGVAGQRAGVPFPVFARLSFGVFGANVPALLRAVVGVAWYGIQTYLASLAVMTMTLKVWPASQSLTAPQFLGMSALGWICFLVLWTLQLAVLHRGMEAVRKLSDVAGPVLWIAIAALAVWVLARAGWSVDWNYREGPALDTAGTVSAIVSGAFLTVAFLAGPMLNFADFSRNSPDARSIRRGNGLGLLVNGTAFVLVSVVIALASAEVHGQAVTDPVELVQDIDSVTLLLLATVSIAGSAVGINIILNFVSPAYDFANVAPSRISFRTGGVITAVVALVVMPWRLYSSPVMVNYFIGGVGALIGPVFGIVVADYYLLRRGRIDVDDLYSDSPTGRYWYRRGTNPNAIAALLVAGTITLLVAFLPALSALAAYSWLVGTVIGGGAYLLAERVHPSGSLLPEPAAVPAQLPTQR, encoded by the coding sequence ATGAGCGCACCGGAATCCGCCCCGCCCACCCGTCCCCCCGCGCCCGAGCTGCGCGGCGCGCCCAGCCCGCGCCTGCACAACGAGGACCTCGCACCCCGCCGCGACGCGGCCCCCTGGCGCACCTGGGACCTCTTCTGCTGGTGGATGTCCGCCTGGCACAGCCTCGGCAGCTACACCTTCGCCATCGGCCTGCTCGTGCTCGGCCTCACCGGCTGGCAGGTCGTCGTGGCCCTCGTCCTCGGCATCGCCGTCCTGCTGTGGGGGTGCAACCTCACCGGCGTCGCCGGGCAGCGCGCCGGGGTCCCCTTCCCCGTCTTCGCCCGGCTCAGCTTCGGGGTCTTCGGGGCCAACGTGCCCGCCCTGCTGCGCGCCGTCGTGGGCGTCGCCTGGTACGGCATCCAGACCTACCTCGCCAGCCTGGCCGTCATGACGATGACCCTCAAGGTCTGGCCCGCGTCGCAGTCCCTGACCGCGCCGCAGTTCCTCGGCATGTCCGCGCTGGGCTGGATCTGCTTCCTCGTCCTGTGGACCCTGCAGCTCGCGGTCCTCCACCGGGGCATGGAAGCGGTGCGGAAGCTGTCCGACGTCGCCGGCCCCGTCCTGTGGATCGCCATCGCCGCCCTCGCCGTGTGGGTCCTCGCCCGCGCCGGCTGGAGCGTGGACTGGAACTACCGGGAGGGCCCCGCCCTCGACACCGCCGGCACCGTCAGCGCGATCGTCTCGGGCGCGTTCCTCACCGTCGCGTTCCTCGCCGGGCCGATGCTGAACTTCGCCGACTTCTCCCGCAACTCCCCCGACGCCCGCTCCATCCGCCGCGGCAACGGCCTCGGCCTGCTCGTCAACGGCACCGCGTTCGTGCTGGTGTCCGTCGTCATCGCGCTGGCCTCGGCCGAGGTGCACGGGCAGGCGGTCACCGACCCCGTCGAGCTCGTCCAGGACATCGACAGCGTCACGCTGCTGCTCCTGGCGACCGTGTCCATCGCGGGCTCGGCCGTCGGCATCAACATCATCCTGAACTTCGTCTCCCCGGCCTACGACTTCGCCAACGTCGCCCCCTCCCGCATCAGCTTCCGCACCGGCGGGGTCATCACCGCCGTCGTCGCCCTCGTCGTCATGCCGTGGCGGCTGTACTCCAGCCCCGTCATGGTGAACTACTTCATCGGCGGCGTCGGCGCCCTCATCGGCCCGGTGTTCGGCATCGTCGTCGCCGACTACTACCTGCTGCGCCGCGGCCGGATCGACGTCGACGACCTGTACTCCGACTCCCCCACCGGCCGGTACTGGTACCGGCGCGGCACGAACCCCAACGCGATCGCCGCCCTCCTCGTCGCCGGCACCATCACCCTGCTCGTCGCGTTCCTGCCGGCCCTCTCCGCCCTCGCCGCGTACTCCTGGCTGGTGGGCACCGTCATCGGCGGCGGGGCCTACCTGCTGGCCGAGCGGGTCCACCCCTCCGGCTCCCTGCTGCCCGAACCCGCCGCGGTCCCCGCGCAGCTCCCCACCCAGCGCTGA
- a CDS encoding LysR substrate-binding domain-containing protein, with amino-acid sequence MPRDFTLTQLRHFCAVAQEQSMTVAAAGLNVSQSALSSSIAHLETAMGAALFQRVPRRGVRLTESGLRLLRECLPLLEAADQLPASVRLDDEAPAGRLAVGVYEPVASLRLPGIVAEFSRRHPQVELTVLEGNQEFVRQALLSGGCEVALLYGMGLDAGLRTEVLEELPPHVLVGAGHRLAARAPGPVSLGELAEEPLVLLDLPHTREYLLGLFDAVGVVPRVRHRFSGYETVRSFVALEGYAVLNRRLPHGATHTGGRVVALDIAEDLPPVQVLLARAGGSRPTRRAAAFAEVCRAALPGPGPRV; translated from the coding sequence GTGCCCAGGGACTTCACCCTCACCCAGCTGCGCCACTTCTGCGCCGTGGCGCAGGAGCAGAGCATGACCGTCGCCGCCGCGGGGCTCAACGTCTCGCAGTCGGCGCTGTCCTCCTCGATCGCCCACCTCGAGACGGCGATGGGGGCGGCGCTGTTCCAGCGGGTGCCCCGCCGCGGGGTGCGCCTGACCGAGAGCGGTCTGCGGCTGCTGCGCGAGTGCCTGCCGCTGCTGGAGGCCGCGGACCAGCTCCCGGCGTCGGTGCGCCTGGACGACGAGGCGCCGGCGGGGCGGCTGGCCGTGGGGGTCTACGAACCGGTCGCGTCGCTGCGGCTGCCGGGGATCGTGGCGGAGTTCAGCCGCCGGCACCCGCAGGTGGAGCTGACGGTCCTGGAGGGGAACCAGGAGTTCGTGCGGCAGGCGCTGCTGTCGGGCGGGTGCGAGGTGGCGCTGCTCTACGGGATGGGCCTGGACGCCGGTCTGCGGACGGAGGTCCTGGAGGAGCTGCCCCCGCACGTCCTCGTCGGGGCGGGGCACCGGCTGGCGGCGCGGGCCCCGGGGCCGGTGAGCCTGGGGGAGCTGGCCGAGGAGCCGCTGGTGCTGCTGGACCTGCCGCACACCCGCGAGTACCTGCTGGGGCTGTTCGACGCGGTGGGGGTGGTCCCCCGGGTGCGGCACCGCTTCAGCGGGTACGAGACGGTCCGCTCGTTCGTGGCGCTGGAGGGGTACGCGGTGCTCAACCGGCGGCTGCCGCACGGGGCGACGCACACCGGCGGGCGGGTGGTGGCCCTCGACATCGCCGAGGACCTGCCCCCGGTGCAGGTGCTGCTGGCGCGGGCCGGGGGCAGCCGGCCGACGCGGCGGGCGGCGGCGTTCGCCGAGGTGTGCCGCGCCGCCCTGCCCGGTCCGGGCCCCCGCGTGTAA
- a CDS encoding response regulator, translated as MSGPDGSQQDGRPTRVLLVDDDALVRAGLRMILSSADDIEVVGEAENGAQAVEGVAAHRPDVVLMDVRMPVMDGLTAAKAITERPQAPSVVMLTTFDLDEYVFQALQAGATGFLLKDTPPRELVAAVRIVAAGEAMLSPTVTRRLVGHYAADAVNPRRREAAERLTTLTEREREVLACVGRGMSNAEVGKELFMSEATVKTHVSRLLTKLQAHNRVQVAIVAHDAGLLDA; from the coding sequence GTGAGCGGACCCGACGGGTCGCAGCAGGACGGCAGGCCCACCCGGGTCCTGCTGGTCGACGACGACGCCCTGGTGCGGGCGGGGCTGCGGATGATCCTCTCCAGCGCCGACGACATCGAGGTCGTGGGCGAGGCGGAGAACGGGGCCCAGGCCGTGGAGGGCGTCGCGGCGCACCGCCCGGACGTGGTGCTCATGGACGTGCGGATGCCGGTGATGGACGGGCTGACCGCGGCCAAGGCGATCACCGAGCGCCCGCAGGCGCCGAGCGTGGTGATGCTCACGACGTTCGACCTCGACGAGTACGTCTTCCAGGCCCTGCAGGCCGGGGCGACGGGGTTCCTGCTCAAGGACACCCCGCCGCGGGAGCTCGTGGCCGCGGTGCGGATCGTCGCGGCCGGCGAGGCGATGCTCTCCCCCACCGTGACCCGGCGGCTGGTGGGCCACTACGCCGCCGACGCGGTGAACCCGCGCCGGCGGGAGGCGGCGGAGCGCCTGACGACGCTGACCGAGCGCGAGCGCGAGGTCCTGGCCTGCGTGGGGCGCGGGATGTCCAACGCCGAGGTCGGCAAGGAGCTGTTCATGAGCGAGGCGACGGTGAAGACGCACGTGTCGCGGCTGCTCACGAAGCTGCAGGCGCACAACCGGGTGCAGGTCGCGATCGTGGCGCACGACGCGGGTCTCCTCGACGCCTGA